From the Prunus dulcis chromosome 4, ALMONDv2, whole genome shotgun sequence genome, one window contains:
- the LOC117624265 gene encoding tyrosine decarboxylase 1-like, which yields MGSLKFEPPQENNSADMSGPLDLVEFRRQGHMMVDFIADYYQKIEKHPVLSQVQPGYLKERLPESAPYNPEPIETILQDVQNHIVPGLTHWQSPNHFAYFPATISTAGFLGEMLTTGFNVVGFNWIASPAATELETIVMDWLGDMLKLPTSFLFSGNGGGVLQGTTCEAIVCTMAAARDQMLSQIGRENIGKLVVYGSDQTHSTLQKASQIVGIHPKNFRAIETTKSTSFALSPEVLKSTVCSDIEAGLVPLFLCATIGTTAVTAVDPLGPLCDVAKEHGMWVHVDAAYAGSACICPEFRPFIDGVEGADSFSLNPHKWLFANLDCCCLWVKNPSALVSSLSTNPEYLRNKATDSKQVVDYKDWQIALSRRFRAIKLWLVLRSYGVNNLRNFIRSDVKMATFFEGLVEMDKRFEVVVPRKFSLVCFRVSPSAISKANYPTANYEKCVNEVNCKLLEAINGSGRVFMTHAVVGGIYVLRCAIGTTLTEEKHVAMAWKVVQEHAAAILHPPCIN from the coding sequence ATGGGAAGCCTCAAATTCGAGCCTCCACAAGAAAACAATTCTGCCGACATGTCTGGCCCTCTGGACCTTGTGGAGTTCAGAAGACAAGGCCACATGATGGTAGATTTCATTGCTGATTATTACCAAAAGATAGAGAAACACCCAGTTCTAAGCCAAGTCCAACCTGGCTATCTCAAAGAACGCTTGCCAGAATCTGCTCCATACAACCCTGAACCCATTGAAACCATCCTCCAAGATGTTCAAAATCACATTGTCCCTGGCCTAACACACTGGCAAAGCCCTAACCATTTTGCCTACTTCCCTGCAACTATCAGCACCGCAGGGTTCCTCGGCGAAATGCTCACCACTGGTTTCAATGTTGTGGGGTTCAATTGGATTGCATCCCCTGCTGCAACTGAGCTCGAAACCATTGTCATGGATTGGCTTGGAGATATGCTCAAACTTCCCAcctctttcctcttctctggCAACGGCGGCGGTGTGTTGCAAGGCACTACTTGTGAGGCCATTGTTTGTACCATGGCAGCCGCCAGGGATCAAATGCTAAGCCAAATTGGTAGAGAGAATATTGGGAAGCTAGTTGTGTATGGATCAGATCAAACACATAGCACGCTTCAAAAAGCCTCCCAAATTGTTGGGATTCACCCAAAGAATTTCAGGGCCATAGAGACCACAAAATCAACATCATTTGCACTTTCACCTGAGGTGCTAAAGTCGACTGTTTGTTCAGACATAGAAGCTGGGCTTGTCCCATTGTTTCTTTGTGCCACAATTGGAACAACTGCAGTAACAGCCGTTGATCCATTGGGGCCACTCTGCGACGTGGCAAAAGAACACGGCATGTGGGTTCATGTGGACGCGGCATATGCTGGAAGTGCCTGCATTTGTCCTGAGTTTCGACCTTTTATCGATGGCGTTGAGGGTGCAGATTCATTCAGCCTCAATCCGCACAAATGGCTCTTCGCAAACCTCGACTGTTGTTGCCTCTGGGTTAAGAATCCAAGTGCTTTGGTAAGCTCACTTTCGACAAATCCGGAGTATCTGAGGAACAAGGCCACGGATTCGAAGCAAGTGGTGGACTACAAGGACTGGCAAATAGCTTTGAGCAGGAGGTTCAGGGCCATCAAACTATGGCTTGTGCTTAGAAGCTATGGGGTGAACAACCTTAGGAACTTCATTAGGAGCGATGTGAAAATGGCTACGTTTTTTGAAGGGCTTGTGGAAATGGACAAAAGGTTTGAGGTTGTGGTGCCTAGAAAGTTCTCTTTGGTGTGTTTTCGGGTTTCGCCATCAGCAATTAGTAAGGCTAATTATCCAACTGcaaattatgaaaaatgtgtAAACGAAGTGAATTGCAAGCTGCTAGAGGCGATCAATGGGTCGGGTCGGGTGTTCATGACCCATGCTGTGGTTGGAGGCATCTACGTGTTGCGGTGTGCAATTGGAACAACTCTGACTGAGGAAAAGCACGTAGCCATGGCTTGGAAGGTGGTGCAAGAGCATGCAGCTGCCATTCTCCATCCACCatgtattaattaa
- the LOC117624088 gene encoding tyrosine decarboxylase 1-like, whose protein sequence is MGSLNFDHPQENNSAHMSGPLDLVELRRQGHMMIDFITDYYQNIEKHPVLSQVQPGYLKQRLPESAPYNPEPIETILRDVQDHIVPGLTHWQSPNHFAYFPATISTAGFLGEMLTTCFNVVGFNWMASPAATELETIVMDWLGDMLKLPNSFLFSGTGGGVLHGSTHESVVCTMAAARDQILSRIGEENIGKLVVYGSDQTHSVIQKVSQIVGIPSKNFRAIETTISSSFTLSPETLRLTVCSDMEAGLVPFYLCATVGTTATTAVDPLGPLCDVAKDYGMWVHVDAAYAGSACICPEFRQYIDGIEGANSFSFNAQKWFFTALDCCCLWVKNPSALTKSMSTDLEVLRNKASESKRVVDFKDWQIALTRRFRAIKLWLVLRSYGVANLRNFLRSHVKMAKRFEGLVRTDERFEVVVPRNFALVCFRISPSAISKANLTPSDEKCVNEVNCKLLEAINGSGWVYMTHAVVGGMYVLRCAIGASLTEEKHVAMAWKVVQEHVDAILPLTMY, encoded by the coding sequence ATGGGTAGCCTAAATTTCGACCATCCGCAAGAAAACAACTCTGCCCACATGTCTGGCCCTCTGGACCTTGTGGAGTTGAGAAGACAAGGCCACATGATGATAGATTTCATTACTGATTATTACCAAAACATAGAGAAACACCCAGTTCTTAGCCAAGTCCAACCAGGCTATCTCAAACAACGCTTGCCAGAATCTGCCCCATACAACCCTGAACCCATTGAAACCATCCTCCGAGACGTGCAGGATCATATTGTCCCTGGCCTAACACATTGGCAAAGCCCTAACCACTTTGCCTACTTTCCTGCAACTATCAGCACCGCAGGGTTTCTCGGCGAAATGCTCACCACTTGCTTCAATGTTGTGGGGTTCAACTGGATGGCATCCCCAGCTGCAACTGAACTCGAAACCATTGTCATGGATTGGCTTGGAGATATGCTCAAACTTCCCAACTCTTTCCTCTTCTCCGGCACCGGAGGCGGTGTGTTGCATGGAAGTACTCATGAGTCTGTCGTTTGCACCATGGCAGCTGCCAGGGACCAAATCCTGAGCCGAATTGGTGAAGAGAATATAGGGAAACTTGTGGTGTACGGCTCTGATCAAACACATAGCGTGATTCAAAAAGTGTCCCAAATTGTTGGGATCCCATCAAAGAACTTCAGGGCCATCGAGACCACAATATCATCATCCTTTACACTGTCCCCTGAAACCCTACGGTTGACTGTTTGTTCAGACATGGAAGCTGGGTTGGTTCCATTCTATCTATGCGCCACCGTGGGAACAACCGCAACCACAGCCGTCGATCCGCTGGGGCCACTATGCGACGTGGCAAAAGATTACGGCATGTGGGTTCATGTGGACGCTGCATATGCCGGAAGTGCTTGCATTTGCCCCGAGTTTCGGCAGTATATCGATGGCATTGAGGGTGCAAATTCGTTCAGCTTCAATGCGCAGAAATGGTTCTTTACAGCTCTTGACTGTTGTTGCCTTTGGGTTAAGAATCCGAGTGCGTTGACAAAATCAATGTCAACGGATCTTGAGGTGTTGAGGAACAAGGCCAGTGAGTCGAAGCGAGTGGTGGACTTCAAAGACTGGCAAATAGCCCTAACCCGGAGGTTCCGGGCCATCAAGCTGTGGCTTGTGCTCAGGAGCTACGGGGTGGCTAATCTTAGGAACTTCCTCAGAAGCCATGTGAAAATGGCGAAGCGTTTCGAAGGGCTTGTGAGGACGGACGAAAGGTTTGAGGTTGTGGTGCCTAGGAATTTTGCTTTGGTGTGTTTTAGGATTTCACCTTCCGCAATTAGTAAGGCTAATCTGACTCCAAGTGATGAGAAATGTGTAAACGAAGTGAATTGCAAGTTGCTGGAGGCGATCAATGGGTCGGGTTGGGTGTACATGACCCATGCTGTGGTTGGAGGGATGTATGTGTTGCGTTGCGCCATTGGAGCAAGTCTCACTGAGGAAAAGCACGTAGCCATGGCTTGGAAGGTGGTGCAAGAACATGTAGATGCCATCCTCCCCCTTACCATGTATTAA
- the LOC117624086 gene encoding tyrosine/DOPA decarboxylase 1-like, producing the protein MMGSLEFEHPQENNSAHMTTSPLDPEEFRRQGHMVIDFIADYYKTIEKYPVLSQVQPGYLKKRLPESAPYDPEPIETILQDVQDHIVPGLTHWLSPNHFGYFPAASSTAAFLGEMLTTGFNVVGFNWMASPAATELETIVMDWLGDMLKLPKSFLFSGNGGGVLQGTTCEAIVCTMAAARDQMLSQIGRENIGKLVVYGSDQTHSALQKASQIVGIHPKNFRAIETTKSTSFALSPGVLKSTICSDIEAGLVPLFLCATVGTTAITAVDPLGPLCEVAKEHDMWVHVDAAYAGSACICPEFQYFIDGVEGADSFSLNAHKWFFTTLDCCCLWVKNPSALVSSLSTNPEFLRNKATDSKQVVDYKDWQIALSRRFKAIKLWLVLRSYGVGNLRNFLRSHVKMAKIFEGLVGMDKRFEIVAPRHFSLVCFRVSPSAISKANPSLSDHDNGKLKAHNYELLNGVKCAVNEVNSKLLEAINGSGLVYMSHAVVGGMYVLRCAIGASLTEEKHVAMAWKVVQEHADAILGTKIIVDQT; encoded by the coding sequence ATGATGGGTAGCCTCGAATTCGAGCATCCACAAGAAAACAATTCTGCCCACATGACCACTAGCCCTCTAGACCCTGAGGAATTCAGAAGGCAAGGCCACATGGTCATAGACTTCATTGCAGattattacaaaacaattgaaaaatacCCAGTTCTTAGCCAAGTCCAACCGGGCTATCTCAAAAAACGCTTGCCAGAATCTGCCCCATATGACCCTGAACCCATTGAAACCATCCTCCAAGATGTTCAGGATCACATTGTCCCTGGCCTAACACATTGGCTAAGCCCTAACCACTTTGGCTACTTCCCTGCAGCTAGCAGCACCGCAGCGTTCCTCGGCGAAATGCTCACCACTGGTTTCAATGTTGTGGGGTTCAATTGGATGGCATCCCCAGCTGCAACTGAGCTTGAAACCATTGTCATGGATTGGCTTGGAGATATGCTCAAACTTCCCAagtctttccttttctctgGCAACGGCGGAGGTGTATTGCAAGGCACTACTTGTGAGGCCATTGTTTGTACCATGGCAGCCGCCAGGGATCAAATGCTAAGCCAAATTGGTAGAGAGAATATTGGGAAGCTAGTTGTGTATGGATCAGACCAAACACATAGCGCGCTTCAAAAAGCTTCTCAAATTGTTGGGATTCACCCAAAGAATTTCAGGGCCATAGAGACCACAAAATCAACATCATTTGCACTATCACCTGGGGTGCTAAAATCGACTATCTGTTCAGACATAGAAGCTGGGCTTGTCCCATTGTTTCTATGTGCCACAGTGGGAACAACCGCAATAACAGCCGTTGATCCATTGGGGCCACTCTGCGAGGTGGCAAAAGAACATGACATGTGGGTTCATGTGGACGCTGCATATGCTGGAAGTGCTTGCATTTGTCCAGAGTTTCAATACTTTATCGATGGCGTTGAGGGTGCAGATTCATTCAGTCTCAATGCGCACAAATGGTTCTTCACAACCCTCGACTGTTGTTGCCTCTGGGTTAAGAATCCAAGTGCTTTGGTGAGCTCACTTTCGACGAATCCGGAGTTTCTGAGGAACAAGGCCACGGATTCGAAGCAAGTGGTGGACTACAAGGACTGGCAAATAGCCTTGAGCAGGAGGTTCAAGGCCATCAAATTATGGCTTGTGCTTAGAAGCTATGGTGTGGGCAACCTTAGGAACTTTCTTAGGAGCCATGTGAAAATGGCCAAGATTTTTGAAGGGCTTGTGGGGATGGACAAAAGGTTTGAGATTGTGGCCCCTAGGCATTTCTCTTTGGTCTGTTTTAGGGTTTCTCCATCAGCAATTAGCAAGGCTAATCCAAGCCTAAGTGATCATGATAATGGTAAGCTTAAGGCACATAATTATGAGTTGTTAAATGGTGTAAAATGTGCAGTTAACGAGGTGAATAGCAAGTTGCTGGAGGCGATTAACGGGTCGGGTCTGGTGTACATGAGCCATGCTGTGGTTGGAGGGATGTATGTGTTACGTTGCGCAATTGGAGCAAGTCTCACTGAGGAAAAGCACGTAGCCATGGCTTGGAAGGTGGTGCAAGAGCATGCAGATGCCATCCTTGGAACTAAGATTATTGTGGATCAAACTTAG
- the LOC117626584 gene encoding protein ASYMMETRIC LEAVES 2-like: protein MSSNTHSPCAACKFLRRKCTQECVFAPYFPPDQPQKFANVHRVYGASNVAKILNELNAAHREDAVTSLAYEAEARLRDPVYGCVGFISILQGKLKQIQTDLYNAKKDLSAYIGPQALMIPVFHPSQQTDVNASVPMLGISNCPPPQHGCGGGQLMQQQQQLFEAHQQELVRYNVNGMDAAAANSVTGNGFNQMHAAAGTNGVVSAGSLGLGGGFDNNPYNHQIQSQQAAAAAHHQHSLDYQLQAQLMLQPHQAQQSQLKSEGEES from the coding sequence atgtcatcaaACACTCACTCACCTTGTGCTGCGTGCAAGTTTCTACGGCGAAAATGCACGCAAGAATGCGTGTTCGCGCCCTATTTCCCACCCGACCAGCCTCAGAAATTCGCAAACGTCCACCGGGTTTATGGCGCGAGCAACGTCGCCAAGATCCTGAATGAACTCAACGCAGCCCACCGAGAAGACGCGGTGACTTCACTGGCCTATGAGGCAGAGGCCCGCCTCAGGGACCCAGTGTACGGCTGTGTGGGTTTCATCTCAATTCTCCAGGGCAAGCTCAAGCAAATCCAGACTGACCTCTACAATGCCAAGAAGGACTTATCTGCCTACATTGGCCCTCAGGCATTGATGATACCAGTTTTTCACCCTTCCCAACAAACAGACGTAAATGCGTCTGTGCCCATGTTGGGGATTTCCAATTGTCCTCCGCCCCAACATGGTTGCGGCGGAGGACAGCTGatgcaacaacaacaacaattgtTCGAGGCTCATCAGCAAGAGCTTGTGAGGTATAATGTGAATGGGATGGATGCGGCGGCAGCGAATTCAGTTACTGGAAATGGGTTTAATCAGATGCATGCAGCTGCTGGTACTAATGGTGTGGTGTCAGCTGGTTCTTTGGGTTTGGGTGGCGGCTTTGACAATAACCCTTATAACCACCAGATTCAATCACAGCAAGCAGCTGCTGCTGCACATCATCAGCATTCTCTTGACTATCAGCTTCAAGCTCAACTCATGCTCCAGCCACACCAGGCCCAGCAATCACAGCTGAAATCGGAAGGGGAGGAGAGTTGA